In Phyllopteryx taeniolatus isolate TA_2022b chromosome 22, UOR_Ptae_1.2, whole genome shotgun sequence, one DNA window encodes the following:
- the dclre1c gene encoding protein artemis isoform X2, with translation MSSFAGRMREYPHISLDRFDHENLHARAYFLSHCHKDHMRGMKSPKMKRRLQSSRRVKLYCSLVTKELLLSSRRHLFWEEFISSPSGMTRTLQARQVPLELESPTQISLVDETSGESEELTVTLLPAGHCPGSVMFLFEGGCGNALYTGDFRLASGDAARMEHLHSGGRVKDIRSVYVDSTFFDPRFYQIPSREACVSAILRLVGDWIARSARHVVWLNCKAAYGYEYLFTRLGEEFNTRVNAKKTPQQNVEVACLKGARLPSPRPQVHVNNLLMFRRMPEILSYVTGEHRTQIHACRHPKNEANPRGDRLPCGRASPDAADLRVLSIKPSTMWFGERTRKTDVVARSGSNAFRACFSFHSSYCEIKDFLSYLRPVQVFPNVVPIGRTLSEVTRMLRTVCRKPPQENFTYRPLGVLKRSAATTTPHDWDSDNDLFDASAAAPLRKKPTPSRGVPNEPGPYAVAPPAPTEDSLQPDPRDDNDKNDRTELKYNYVDCTESNDDSEDDEGSEEDEESGTKTSTQTGSASVELPKWEDFFTVEPLPDSQNSQSQPCSAPSPAPTRLAGSQTPEAFSEPEDDADDSFVLSLSASDCSSQNRDADGEDRGAGDAPSEPPPGSRVSSDYEKGAAVQEVGQRGGRFLS, from the exons ATGAGCTCATTTGCGGGTCGAATGAGGGAATATCCGCACATTTCTCTCGATCGCTTCGACCACGAGAACTTGCACGCGCGCGCCTACTTCCTGTCGCACTGTCACAAAG ATCACATGAGGGGGATGAAATCACCCAAGATGAAGCGAAGACTGCAGTCCAG CCGTCGAGTCAAACTGTACTGCTCACTGGTGACCAAAGAACTTTTGCTGAGCAGCCGCAGGCATCTCTTCTGGGAGGAATTCATT TCAAGCCCAAGCGGGATGACGCGAACGCTGCAAGCAAGGCAG GTTCCCTTGGAGCTGGAGAGCCCCACGCAGATTTCGCTGGTGGACGAAACGTCGGGAGAG AGCGAAGAGCTGACGGTCACGTTGCTCCCCGCCGGGCACTGTCCCGGCTCCGTCAT GTTCCTGTTCGAAGGCGGCTGTGGAAACGCGCTGTACACGGGAGACTTCAGGCTGGCCTCGGGCGACGCGGCCAGGATGGAGCATCTGCACTCGGGCGGCAG GGTGAAGGACATCCGGAGCGTGTACGTGGACTCCACCTTCTTCGACCCGCGCTTCTACCAGATTCCTTCTCGG GAGGCGTGCGTGAGCGCCATCTTGCGTCTGGTGGGAGACTGGATCGCTCGTAGCGCTCGTCACGTGGTTTGGCTCAACTGCAAGGCGGCGTACGGCTACGAGTACTTGTTCACCAGGCTGGGGGAGGAGTTCAACACGCGGGTAAACGCAAAGAAAACACCTCAACAAAACGTTGAAGTCGCATGCCTCAAAGGCGCGCGCCTGCCATCCCCGCGCCCTCAGGTGCACGTCAACAACTTGCTGATGTTCCGGAGGATGCCGGAGATCCTGAGCTACGTGACCGGCGAGCATCGGACGCAGATCCACGCCTGCCGGCACCCAAAG AACGAGGCGAATCCCCGTGGCGACCGGCTGCCGTGCGGCCGCGCGTCTCCGGACGCCGCCGACCTGCGCGTGCTCAGCATCAAGCCGTCCACCATGTGGTTCGGAGAGCGCACGCGCAAAACCGACGTCGTCGCCAG ATCAGGAAGCAACGCCTTCCGAGCCTGCTTCAGCTTCCACTCGTCCTACTGCGAG ATCAAAGACTTCCTGTCCTACCTGCGACCCGTCCAGGTGTTCCCCAATGTGGTCCCGATAGGGCGCACCCTCAGCGAGGTCACGCGCAT GCTCCGGACCGTGTGCAGGAAGCCGCCGCAGGAGAACTTCACATACAGACCACTGGGGGTGCTCAAACGCAGCGCCGCCACGACGACGCCTCACG aTTGGGACAGCGACAACGACCTCTTTGACGCCAGCGCCGCCGCTCCGCTGAGGAAGAAGCCGACGCCGAGCCGTGGCGTCCCTAACG AGCCGGGACCGTATGCCGTGGCGCCCCCTGCCCCCACGGAGGACTCACTGCAGCCCGACCCTCGCGACGACAACGACAAGAACGACCGCACGGAGCTCAAGTACAACTACGTGGACTGCACCGAATCCAACGACGACAGCGAGGACGACGAGGGGagtgaggaagatgaggagagCGGGACTAAAACGTCCACCCAAACAGGAAGCGCCTCCGTCGAGCTGCCCAAATGGGAGGACTTCTTCACCGTGGAGCCGCTGCCCGACAGCCagaacagccaatcgcagccctGCTCCGCCCCGAGCCCCGCCCCCACCAGGCTGGCGGGCTCGCAGACGCCCGAAGCGTTCAGTGAACCCGAAGACGACGCGGACGACAGCTTCGTCCTCTCGCTGTCCGCTTCCGATTGTTCCTCGCAGAACCGCGACGCAGACGGCGAGGACCGCGGGGCCGGCGACGCGCCGTCCGAGCCGCCGCCCGGGTCCCGGGTGTCGTCGGACTATGAAAAGGGCGCCGCTGTACAGGAAGTTGGCCAGCGGGGAGGACGTTTCCTGTCCTGA
- the dclre1c gene encoding protein artemis isoform X3, with amino-acid sequence MSSFAGRMREYPHISLDRFDHENLHARAYFLSHCHKDHMRGMKSPKMKRRLQSSRRVKLYCSLVTKELLLSSRRHLFWEEFISSPSGMTRTLQARQVPLELESPTQISLVDETSGESEELTVTLLPAGHCPGSVMFLFEGGCGNALYTGDFRLASGDAARMEHLHSGGRVKDIRSVYVDSTFFDPRFYQIPSREACVSAILRLVGDWIARSARHVVWLNCKAAYGYEYLFTRLGEEFNTRVHVNNLLMFRRMPEILSYVTGEHRTQIHACRHPKVTTPRRKDDVRLTGRLCLCAERGESPWRPAAVRPRVSGRRRPARAQHQAVHHVVRRAHAQNRRRRQIKDFLSYLRPVQVFPNVVPIGRTLSEVTRMLRTVCRKPPQENFTYRPLGVLKRSAATTTPHDWDSDNDLFDASAAAPLRKKPTPSRGVPNEPGPYAVAPPAPTEDSLQPDPRDDNDKNDRTELKYNYVDCTESNDDSEDDEGSEEDEESGTKTSTQTGSASVELPKWEDFFTVEPLPDSQNSQSQPCSAPSPAPTRLAGSQTPEAFSEPEDDADDSFVLSLSASDCSSQNRDADGEDRGAGDAPSEPPPGSRVSSDYEKGAAVQEVGQRGGRFLS; translated from the exons ATGAGCTCATTTGCGGGTCGAATGAGGGAATATCCGCACATTTCTCTCGATCGCTTCGACCACGAGAACTTGCACGCGCGCGCCTACTTCCTGTCGCACTGTCACAAAG ATCACATGAGGGGGATGAAATCACCCAAGATGAAGCGAAGACTGCAGTCCAG CCGTCGAGTCAAACTGTACTGCTCACTGGTGACCAAAGAACTTTTGCTGAGCAGCCGCAGGCATCTCTTCTGGGAGGAATTCATT TCAAGCCCAAGCGGGATGACGCGAACGCTGCAAGCAAGGCAG GTTCCCTTGGAGCTGGAGAGCCCCACGCAGATTTCGCTGGTGGACGAAACGTCGGGAGAG AGCGAAGAGCTGACGGTCACGTTGCTCCCCGCCGGGCACTGTCCCGGCTCCGTCAT GTTCCTGTTCGAAGGCGGCTGTGGAAACGCGCTGTACACGGGAGACTTCAGGCTGGCCTCGGGCGACGCGGCCAGGATGGAGCATCTGCACTCGGGCGGCAG GGTGAAGGACATCCGGAGCGTGTACGTGGACTCCACCTTCTTCGACCCGCGCTTCTACCAGATTCCTTCTCGG GAGGCGTGCGTGAGCGCCATCTTGCGTCTGGTGGGAGACTGGATCGCTCGTAGCGCTCGTCACGTGGTTTGGCTCAACTGCAAGGCGGCGTACGGCTACGAGTACTTGTTCACCAGGCTGGGGGAGGAGTTCAACACGCGG GTGCACGTCAACAACTTGCTGATGTTCCGGAGGATGCCGGAGATCCTGAGCTACGTGACCGGCGAGCATCGGACGCAGATCCACGCCTGCCGGCACCCAAAGGTGACGACGCCGCGGCGCAAAGACGACGTGCGCCTCACAGGCCGACTTTGTTTGTGCGCAGAACGAGGCGAATCCCCGTGGCGACCGGCTGCCGTGCGGCCGCGCGTCTCCGGACGCCGCCGACCTGCGCGTGCTCAGCATCAAGCCGTCCACCATGTGGTTCGGAGAGCGCACGCGCAAAACCGACGTCGTCGCCAG ATCAAAGACTTCCTGTCCTACCTGCGACCCGTCCAGGTGTTCCCCAATGTGGTCCCGATAGGGCGCACCCTCAGCGAGGTCACGCGCAT GCTCCGGACCGTGTGCAGGAAGCCGCCGCAGGAGAACTTCACATACAGACCACTGGGGGTGCTCAAACGCAGCGCCGCCACGACGACGCCTCACG aTTGGGACAGCGACAACGACCTCTTTGACGCCAGCGCCGCCGCTCCGCTGAGGAAGAAGCCGACGCCGAGCCGTGGCGTCCCTAACG AGCCGGGACCGTATGCCGTGGCGCCCCCTGCCCCCACGGAGGACTCACTGCAGCCCGACCCTCGCGACGACAACGACAAGAACGACCGCACGGAGCTCAAGTACAACTACGTGGACTGCACCGAATCCAACGACGACAGCGAGGACGACGAGGGGagtgaggaagatgaggagagCGGGACTAAAACGTCCACCCAAACAGGAAGCGCCTCCGTCGAGCTGCCCAAATGGGAGGACTTCTTCACCGTGGAGCCGCTGCCCGACAGCCagaacagccaatcgcagccctGCTCCGCCCCGAGCCCCGCCCCCACCAGGCTGGCGGGCTCGCAGACGCCCGAAGCGTTCAGTGAACCCGAAGACGACGCGGACGACAGCTTCGTCCTCTCGCTGTCCGCTTCCGATTGTTCCTCGCAGAACCGCGACGCAGACGGCGAGGACCGCGGGGCCGGCGACGCGCCGTCCGAGCCGCCGCCCGGGTCCCGGGTGTCGTCGGACTATGAAAAGGGCGCCGCTGTACAGGAAGTTGGCCAGCGGGGAGGACGTTTCCTGTCCTGA
- the dclre1c gene encoding protein artemis isoform X4 — protein MSSFAGRMREYPHISLDRFDHENLHARAYFLSHCHKDHMRGMKSPKMKRRLQSSRRVKLYCSLVTKELLLSSRRHLFWEEFIVPLELESPTQISLVDETSGESEELTVTLLPAGHCPGSVMFLFEGGCGNALYTGDFRLASGDAARMEHLHSGGRVKDIRSVYVDSTFFDPRFYQIPSREACVSAILRLVGDWIARSARHVVWLNCKAAYGYEYLFTRLGEEFNTRVHVNNLLMFRRMPEILSYVTGEHRTQIHACRHPKNEANPRGDRLPCGRASPDAADLRVLSIKPSTMWFGERTRKTDVVARSGSNAFRACFSFHSSYCEIKDFLSYLRPVQVFPNVVPIGRTLSEVTRMLRTVCRKPPQENFTYRPLGVLKRSAATTTPHDWDSDNDLFDASAAAPLRKKPTPSRGVPNEPGPYAVAPPAPTEDSLQPDPRDDNDKNDRTELKYNYVDCTESNDDSEDDEGSEEDEESGTKTSTQTGSASVELPKWEDFFTVEPLPDSQNSQSQPCSAPSPAPTRLAGSQTPEAFSEPEDDADDSFVLSLSASDCSSQNRDADGEDRGAGDAPSEPPPGSRVSSDYEKGAAVQEVGQRGGRFLS, from the exons ATGAGCTCATTTGCGGGTCGAATGAGGGAATATCCGCACATTTCTCTCGATCGCTTCGACCACGAGAACTTGCACGCGCGCGCCTACTTCCTGTCGCACTGTCACAAAG ATCACATGAGGGGGATGAAATCACCCAAGATGAAGCGAAGACTGCAGTCCAG CCGTCGAGTCAAACTGTACTGCTCACTGGTGACCAAAGAACTTTTGCTGAGCAGCCGCAGGCATCTCTTCTGGGAGGAATTCATT GTTCCCTTGGAGCTGGAGAGCCCCACGCAGATTTCGCTGGTGGACGAAACGTCGGGAGAG AGCGAAGAGCTGACGGTCACGTTGCTCCCCGCCGGGCACTGTCCCGGCTCCGTCAT GTTCCTGTTCGAAGGCGGCTGTGGAAACGCGCTGTACACGGGAGACTTCAGGCTGGCCTCGGGCGACGCGGCCAGGATGGAGCATCTGCACTCGGGCGGCAG GGTGAAGGACATCCGGAGCGTGTACGTGGACTCCACCTTCTTCGACCCGCGCTTCTACCAGATTCCTTCTCGG GAGGCGTGCGTGAGCGCCATCTTGCGTCTGGTGGGAGACTGGATCGCTCGTAGCGCTCGTCACGTGGTTTGGCTCAACTGCAAGGCGGCGTACGGCTACGAGTACTTGTTCACCAGGCTGGGGGAGGAGTTCAACACGCGG GTGCACGTCAACAACTTGCTGATGTTCCGGAGGATGCCGGAGATCCTGAGCTACGTGACCGGCGAGCATCGGACGCAGATCCACGCCTGCCGGCACCCAAAG AACGAGGCGAATCCCCGTGGCGACCGGCTGCCGTGCGGCCGCGCGTCTCCGGACGCCGCCGACCTGCGCGTGCTCAGCATCAAGCCGTCCACCATGTGGTTCGGAGAGCGCACGCGCAAAACCGACGTCGTCGCCAG ATCAGGAAGCAACGCCTTCCGAGCCTGCTTCAGCTTCCACTCGTCCTACTGCGAG ATCAAAGACTTCCTGTCCTACCTGCGACCCGTCCAGGTGTTCCCCAATGTGGTCCCGATAGGGCGCACCCTCAGCGAGGTCACGCGCAT GCTCCGGACCGTGTGCAGGAAGCCGCCGCAGGAGAACTTCACATACAGACCACTGGGGGTGCTCAAACGCAGCGCCGCCACGACGACGCCTCACG aTTGGGACAGCGACAACGACCTCTTTGACGCCAGCGCCGCCGCTCCGCTGAGGAAGAAGCCGACGCCGAGCCGTGGCGTCCCTAACG AGCCGGGACCGTATGCCGTGGCGCCCCCTGCCCCCACGGAGGACTCACTGCAGCCCGACCCTCGCGACGACAACGACAAGAACGACCGCACGGAGCTCAAGTACAACTACGTGGACTGCACCGAATCCAACGACGACAGCGAGGACGACGAGGGGagtgaggaagatgaggagagCGGGACTAAAACGTCCACCCAAACAGGAAGCGCCTCCGTCGAGCTGCCCAAATGGGAGGACTTCTTCACCGTGGAGCCGCTGCCCGACAGCCagaacagccaatcgcagccctGCTCCGCCCCGAGCCCCGCCCCCACCAGGCTGGCGGGCTCGCAGACGCCCGAAGCGTTCAGTGAACCCGAAGACGACGCGGACGACAGCTTCGTCCTCTCGCTGTCCGCTTCCGATTGTTCCTCGCAGAACCGCGACGCAGACGGCGAGGACCGCGGGGCCGGCGACGCGCCGTCCGAGCCGCCGCCCGGGTCCCGGGTGTCGTCGGACTATGAAAAGGGCGCCGCTGTACAGGAAGTTGGCCAGCGGGGAGGACGTTTCCTGTCCTGA
- the dclre1c gene encoding protein artemis isoform X1 — protein sequence MSSFAGRMREYPHISLDRFDHENLHARAYFLSHCHKDHMRGMKSPKMKRRLQSSRRVKLYCSLVTKELLLSSRRHLFWEEFISSPSGMTRTLQARQVPLELESPTQISLVDETSGESEELTVTLLPAGHCPGSVMFLFEGGCGNALYTGDFRLASGDAARMEHLHSGGRVKDIRSVYVDSTFFDPRFYQIPSREACVSAILRLVGDWIARSARHVVWLNCKAAYGYEYLFTRLGEEFNTRVNAKKTPQQNVEVACLKGARLPSPRPQVHVNNLLMFRRMPEILSYVTGEHRTQIHACRHPKVTTPRRKDDVRLTGRLCLCAERGESPWRPAAVRPRVSGRRRPARAQHQAVHHVVRRAHAQNRRRRQIKDFLSYLRPVQVFPNVVPIGRTLSEVTRMLRTVCRKPPQENFTYRPLGVLKRSAATTTPHDWDSDNDLFDASAAAPLRKKPTPSRGVPNEPGPYAVAPPAPTEDSLQPDPRDDNDKNDRTELKYNYVDCTESNDDSEDDEGSEEDEESGTKTSTQTGSASVELPKWEDFFTVEPLPDSQNSQSQPCSAPSPAPTRLAGSQTPEAFSEPEDDADDSFVLSLSASDCSSQNRDADGEDRGAGDAPSEPPPGSRVSSDYEKGAAVQEVGQRGGRFLS from the exons ATGAGCTCATTTGCGGGTCGAATGAGGGAATATCCGCACATTTCTCTCGATCGCTTCGACCACGAGAACTTGCACGCGCGCGCCTACTTCCTGTCGCACTGTCACAAAG ATCACATGAGGGGGATGAAATCACCCAAGATGAAGCGAAGACTGCAGTCCAG CCGTCGAGTCAAACTGTACTGCTCACTGGTGACCAAAGAACTTTTGCTGAGCAGCCGCAGGCATCTCTTCTGGGAGGAATTCATT TCAAGCCCAAGCGGGATGACGCGAACGCTGCAAGCAAGGCAG GTTCCCTTGGAGCTGGAGAGCCCCACGCAGATTTCGCTGGTGGACGAAACGTCGGGAGAG AGCGAAGAGCTGACGGTCACGTTGCTCCCCGCCGGGCACTGTCCCGGCTCCGTCAT GTTCCTGTTCGAAGGCGGCTGTGGAAACGCGCTGTACACGGGAGACTTCAGGCTGGCCTCGGGCGACGCGGCCAGGATGGAGCATCTGCACTCGGGCGGCAG GGTGAAGGACATCCGGAGCGTGTACGTGGACTCCACCTTCTTCGACCCGCGCTTCTACCAGATTCCTTCTCGG GAGGCGTGCGTGAGCGCCATCTTGCGTCTGGTGGGAGACTGGATCGCTCGTAGCGCTCGTCACGTGGTTTGGCTCAACTGCAAGGCGGCGTACGGCTACGAGTACTTGTTCACCAGGCTGGGGGAGGAGTTCAACACGCGGGTAAACGCAAAGAAAACACCTCAACAAAACGTTGAAGTCGCATGCCTCAAAGGCGCGCGCCTGCCATCCCCGCGCCCTCAGGTGCACGTCAACAACTTGCTGATGTTCCGGAGGATGCCGGAGATCCTGAGCTACGTGACCGGCGAGCATCGGACGCAGATCCACGCCTGCCGGCACCCAAAGGTGACGACGCCGCGGCGCAAAGACGACGTGCGCCTCACAGGCCGACTTTGTTTGTGCGCAGAACGAGGCGAATCCCCGTGGCGACCGGCTGCCGTGCGGCCGCGCGTCTCCGGACGCCGCCGACCTGCGCGTGCTCAGCATCAAGCCGTCCACCATGTGGTTCGGAGAGCGCACGCGCAAAACCGACGTCGTCGCCAG ATCAAAGACTTCCTGTCCTACCTGCGACCCGTCCAGGTGTTCCCCAATGTGGTCCCGATAGGGCGCACCCTCAGCGAGGTCACGCGCAT GCTCCGGACCGTGTGCAGGAAGCCGCCGCAGGAGAACTTCACATACAGACCACTGGGGGTGCTCAAACGCAGCGCCGCCACGACGACGCCTCACG aTTGGGACAGCGACAACGACCTCTTTGACGCCAGCGCCGCCGCTCCGCTGAGGAAGAAGCCGACGCCGAGCCGTGGCGTCCCTAACG AGCCGGGACCGTATGCCGTGGCGCCCCCTGCCCCCACGGAGGACTCACTGCAGCCCGACCCTCGCGACGACAACGACAAGAACGACCGCACGGAGCTCAAGTACAACTACGTGGACTGCACCGAATCCAACGACGACAGCGAGGACGACGAGGGGagtgaggaagatgaggagagCGGGACTAAAACGTCCACCCAAACAGGAAGCGCCTCCGTCGAGCTGCCCAAATGGGAGGACTTCTTCACCGTGGAGCCGCTGCCCGACAGCCagaacagccaatcgcagccctGCTCCGCCCCGAGCCCCGCCCCCACCAGGCTGGCGGGCTCGCAGACGCCCGAAGCGTTCAGTGAACCCGAAGACGACGCGGACGACAGCTTCGTCCTCTCGCTGTCCGCTTCCGATTGTTCCTCGCAGAACCGCGACGCAGACGGCGAGGACCGCGGGGCCGGCGACGCGCCGTCCGAGCCGCCGCCCGGGTCCCGGGTGTCGTCGGACTATGAAAAGGGCGCCGCTGTACAGGAAGTTGGCCAGCGGGGAGGACGTTTCCTGTCCTGA